The Pseudolabrys sp. FHR47 genome contains a region encoding:
- a CDS encoding DUF3168 domain-containing protein yields the protein MTTPASVALRAAVRDALVADGALLAALGGPKVYDEPPRAAAFPYVTLGEARIADFSTGDGEGAEHTLTLHAWSRQGGHKEAHVIAGALLQALDDAPLSLSDHRLVNLRFAVADVRREADGRTYHALVRFRAVTEPV from the coding sequence ATGACAACGCCTGCTTCCGTGGCACTGCGCGCGGCGGTGCGTGATGCGCTGGTTGCCGACGGCGCGCTGCTCGCCGCGCTTGGCGGCCCGAAAGTCTACGACGAACCGCCGCGCGCCGCGGCCTTTCCCTACGTGACGCTCGGCGAAGCGCGCATCGCCGACTTCTCGACCGGCGACGGCGAGGGCGCCGAGCATACGCTGACATTGCATGCCTGGTCGCGCCAGGGTGGTCACAAGGAGGCGCATGTCATTGCCGGCGCGCTCTTGCAGGCGCTCGACGATGCGCCGCTGTCGCTCAGCGATCATCGCCTGGTGAACTTGCGCTTCGCCGTCGCCGATGTGCGGCGCGAGGCCGACGGGCGCACCTATCACGCGCTGGTGCGCTTCCGTGCGGTGACCGAGCCGGTGTGA
- a CDS encoding phage head closure protein, which produces MSAIDIGALDRRLVLQEPSETDDGMGGVIRDYVAVTTLWARVTPLSARGDSEAERLGAALRLRIVIRFRGDVTTRHRLVDGAHIYRIVAVRESGRRRFLEIDAEERQD; this is translated from the coding sequence ATGAGCGCCATCGACATCGGGGCGCTCGACCGTCGGCTCGTCCTGCAGGAACCGAGCGAGACCGACGACGGCATGGGCGGCGTCATCCGCGACTACGTCGCGGTGACGACCTTATGGGCCCGTGTCACGCCGCTGTCGGCGCGCGGCGACAGCGAGGCCGAGCGGCTGGGGGCGGCGTTACGCCTGCGTATCGTCATCCGCTTTCGCGGCGATGTGACGACGCGGCATCGCCTTGTCGATGGCGCGCATATCTACCGCATCGTCGCGGTGCGCGAGAGCGGCCGCCGCCGCTTTCTCGAGATCGACGCCGAAGAGCGGCAAGACTGA
- a CDS encoding DedA family protein gives MIPTDLTSFLDLIRQHGDAAYTFLFAYAASHSLLFGLFAGYAAFAGALKVSTLIVVFWIGSFLGDVVRFYLGRRYGPRLFRSWPRLAKLVNIAARLTDKHAVLMVLFHRYPHGIRGVAAFAYGLSNLTWPTFLVLNFIAAGLWSVAMVAVGYAFGSVSEKLMNDASSGFGVVTLIIFLGLSWILSKKLENVVEDSAQPDAGKK, from the coding sequence TTGATCCCGACCGACCTCACCTCGTTTCTCGATCTCATCCGCCAGCACGGCGATGCGGCCTACACCTTCCTGTTCGCTTACGCCGCCTCGCACAGCCTGCTGTTCGGCCTGTTCGCCGGTTACGCGGCCTTCGCGGGCGCGCTCAAGGTTTCGACGCTCATTGTCGTGTTCTGGATCGGCAGCTTCCTCGGCGATGTGGTGCGCTTTTATCTCGGCCGCCGCTATGGCCCGCGCCTGTTCAGGTCGTGGCCGCGCCTCGCGAAGCTGGTCAACATCGCCGCCCGCCTCACCGACAAGCACGCGGTGCTGATGGTGTTGTTCCATCGCTATCCGCACGGCATCCGCGGCGTCGCCGCTTTCGCCTATGGCCTGTCGAACCTCACCTGGCCGACCTTCCTGGTGCTCAACTTTATCGCCGCCGGCCTGTGGAGCGTGGCCATGGTCGCGGTCGGCTATGCCTTCGGCTCCGTATCGGAAAAGCTGATGAACGATGCCTCGTCGGGTTTCGGCGTGGTCACGCTCATCATCTTCCTCGGCCTGTCCTGGATCCTCAGCAAGAAGCTCGAGAATGTGGTCGAGGACAGCGCGCAGCCGGACGCTGGCAAGAAGTAA
- a CDS encoding phage major tail protein, TP901-1 family, whose protein sequence is MTAQKGKDLLIKIADGEGYSTVAGLRTRRLAFNAETVDITHAESANRWRELLDGAGVKRASLSGRGLFKDAATDALMRQTFFDGAVKNYQVVIPDFGTVQGPFQIVSLEFAGEHNGEVTYDVAMESAGEVTFVAA, encoded by the coding sequence ATGACCGCCCAGAAAGGCAAGGACCTGCTGATCAAGATCGCCGACGGCGAGGGCTACTCCACCGTGGCCGGCCTGCGCACGCGGCGGCTCGCCTTCAACGCCGAGACCGTCGACATCACCCATGCCGAGAGCGCCAACCGCTGGCGCGAATTGCTCGACGGCGCGGGCGTCAAGCGCGCCTCGCTGTCGGGCCGTGGCCTGTTCAAGGATGCCGCGACCGACGCGTTGATGCGCCAGACCTTCTTCGACGGCGCGGTGAAGAATTACCAGGTCGTCATTCCCGATTTCGGCACGGTGCAGGGGCCGTTCCAGATCGTCAGCCTCGAATTCGCCGGCGAGCACAATGGCGAAGTAACCTACGACGTCGCCATGGAGTCGGCCGGCGAAGTGACGTTTGTGGCGGCGTGA
- a CDS encoding trypsin-like serine protease gives MRLAFLLSVAFATPAFAISGNAPPASSFAATSIVMLVDSHGGLCTGTAIARDLILTAAHCVARPATYRVRLTKESGPIEVTTTRRHPGFNMTNYVANRATADVALVKLKTPLPASVVPASLGGTRRVAVGEIMIVAGFGATRDNNEQGAGEPRMAPLVVTGKPGSLQIRLQDPDTRNERAGLGSCTGDSGGPAFGRKGENGGEVMGVVSWSTAPKNEAGCGGLTGLTPLLNYRAWIVDTAKALGSPLSSPLP, from the coding sequence ATGCGCCTTGCATTTCTTCTGTCCGTCGCATTCGCGACACCGGCCTTCGCCATCAGCGGCAACGCACCACCGGCCTCTAGCTTTGCCGCGACCTCCATCGTGATGCTGGTGGACAGCCACGGCGGCCTCTGCACCGGCACGGCGATCGCGCGCGATCTCATCCTGACCGCGGCGCATTGCGTGGCGCGGCCGGCGACCTATCGCGTTCGCCTCACCAAGGAGAGCGGCCCCATCGAGGTCACGACCACACGCCGCCACCCGGGCTTCAACATGACGAACTATGTGGCGAACCGCGCCACCGCCGATGTCGCGCTGGTGAAACTCAAGACGCCCCTGCCCGCGTCGGTCGTTCCCGCATCGCTTGGCGGCACGCGCCGCGTCGCCGTCGGCGAGATCATGATCGTCGCCGGCTTCGGCGCGACGCGCGACAACAACGAGCAAGGCGCGGGCGAGCCGCGCATGGCGCCGCTCGTCGTCACCGGCAAGCCCGGCAGTTTGCAAATTCGTTTGCAGGATCCGGACACGCGCAACGAGCGCGCCGGCCTTGGCAGTTGCACCGGCGATTCCGGCGGCCCCGCTTTCGGCCGCAAGGGCGAGAACGGCGGCGAAGTGATGGGCGTGGTCAGCTGGTCCACCGCGCCGAAGAACGAAGCCGGCTGCGGCGGCCTCACCGGCCTGACGCCGCTGCTCAACTACCGCGCCTGGATCGTCGACACCGCCAAGGCACTCGGCTCGCCGCTCTCTTCACCTCTCCCATAG
- a CDS encoding rcc01693 family protein: MTPFPWREAIGFGLGVLKLPPDQFWRMTPRELAYAIEAVTGRRAPLDRDGFAALMKRYPDER; encoded by the coding sequence ATGACCCCCTTTCCCTGGCGCGAGGCGATCGGTTTCGGCCTCGGTGTACTCAAGCTGCCGCCGGATCAGTTCTGGCGCATGACGCCGCGCGAGCTGGCTTACGCCATCGAGGCCGTGACCGGCCGCCGCGCGCCGCTGGATCGCGACGGCTTTGCCGCATTGATGAAG
- a CDS encoding head-tail connector protein: MPSILLTAPAAEPLSLAEAKAFLRIEHSDDDDVIGALIASARIHVEAQTRRALVTQQWRLVLDAWPSDGRLKVLPAPLAALDAVRVYDDHGAAATPDLQSFVVDKAGSQLIFAPWALAQPGRSVAGIELDVTAGYGEAASDVPAPLRHAVRLLTAHWYENRGLFLPDTVSALPVTVASLIAPYRVLSL; this comes from the coding sequence ATGCCCTCCATTCTCCTTACCGCGCCAGCGGCCGAGCCGCTGTCGCTTGCCGAGGCCAAGGCCTTCCTGCGCATCGAACATAGCGACGATGACGACGTGATCGGCGCGCTGATCGCCTCGGCCCGCATTCACGTCGAGGCACAAACGCGGCGCGCGCTCGTCACGCAACAGTGGCGGCTGGTGCTGGACGCCTGGCCCTCCGACGGGCGGCTCAAGGTGTTGCCGGCGCCGCTCGCCGCACTCGATGCCGTGCGCGTTTATGACGATCACGGCGCGGCGGCGACGCCGGATCTACAGAGCTTCGTCGTCGACAAGGCCGGCTCGCAGCTCATCTTCGCGCCCTGGGCGCTGGCGCAGCCAGGCCGAAGCGTGGCCGGCATCGAGCTCGATGTGACCGCCGGCTATGGCGAGGCGGCAAGCGATGTGCCGGCGCCGCTGAGGCACGCGGTGCGACTGCTCACCGCGCATTGGTACGAAAATCGCGGGCTGTTTCTGCCGGACACCGTATCCGCACTGCCGGTGACGGTGGCATCGCTGATCGCGCCGTACCGGGTGCTGTCGCTATGA
- a CDS encoding gene transfer agent family protein, with product MANKRRGEIEAELGGVKRTLVLTLGALAELESAFGADDLVALTERIGTGRLKALDLTRIIGAGLRGAGEAITDDEVAGLVVDGGAQGYVRIAAALIQATFGDDA from the coding sequence ATGGCGAACAAACGTCGCGGCGAAATCGAAGCCGAGCTGGGCGGCGTCAAACGTACGCTCGTACTGACGCTCGGTGCGCTGGCTGAACTGGAGAGCGCTTTCGGCGCCGACGATCTGGTCGCGCTCACCGAACGTATTGGCACCGGGCGGCTGAAGGCGCTGGATCTGACGCGCATCATCGGCGCCGGTTTGCGCGGCGCCGGCGAGGCGATCACGGACGACGAAGTTGCAGGGCTTGTCGTCGATGGCGGTGCGCAGGGTTATGTGCGCATCGCGGCGGCACTCATTCAAGCGACGTTCGGCGACGACGCATGA
- a CDS encoding phage major capsid protein: MMDIETTTLETKSYETKSGIPHDAVVTHAEMMRAFEAFKESNDERLALEQKRAGDALVEDKLARINAAIDAQQRKLDDMVLKSARPAFGAEQKAARSAHALEHKQAFDAYMRGGDAAGLAALEAKAMSIGSNADGGYTVPVEIEAEIGKRLTEISPIRSIAAVRTISSNVYKKPMMTAGPAVGWVGETDARTQTASPTLDLLSFPAMELYAMPAATATLLEDSAVNIDEWLAQEVEAVFAAQEGAAFVSGDGSNKPKGFLSYDTVANASWSWGNLGYLASGAAGAFAGSNPSDTLVDLIYALKAGFRQNAHFVMNRKTQASVRKFKDSTGQYLWQPPAVADGRASLMSFPLVEAEDMPDIAANSLSIAFGDFGRGYLIVDRAGVSVLRDPYSAKPYVLFYTTKRVGGGVQDFDAIKLMKFAAS, encoded by the coding sequence ATGATGGATATCGAGACGACCACGCTGGAAACCAAATCTTACGAGACCAAGTCGGGCATCCCGCACGACGCGGTGGTGACGCATGCCGAGATGATGCGCGCCTTCGAGGCCTTCAAGGAGAGCAATGACGAGCGCTTGGCGCTCGAGCAGAAGCGCGCCGGCGATGCGCTGGTCGAGGACAAGCTCGCGCGCATCAATGCCGCCATCGACGCCCAGCAGCGCAAGCTCGACGACATGGTGTTGAAGTCGGCGCGCCCGGCGTTCGGGGCCGAGCAGAAGGCGGCGCGCAGCGCGCACGCGCTCGAGCACAAACAGGCCTTCGATGCCTATATGCGCGGCGGCGATGCCGCGGGCCTCGCAGCACTTGAAGCGAAGGCGATGTCGATCGGCTCCAATGCCGACGGCGGCTACACCGTGCCGGTGGAAATCGAAGCCGAGATCGGCAAGCGCCTCACCGAGATCTCGCCGATCCGCTCCATCGCCGCCGTGCGCACCATCTCCTCCAATGTCTACAAGAAGCCGATGATGACCGCCGGCCCCGCGGTCGGCTGGGTCGGCGAGACCGACGCGCGCACGCAGACGGCGTCGCCGACGCTCGATCTGTTGTCGTTCCCGGCCATGGAGCTCTACGCCATGCCGGCGGCGACCGCGACCTTGCTCGAGGACTCGGCGGTGAACATCGACGAGTGGCTGGCGCAGGAAGTGGAAGCCGTGTTCGCGGCGCAGGAGGGCGCGGCGTTCGTTTCCGGCGACGGCTCGAACAAGCCGAAGGGTTTTCTCAGCTATGACACCGTGGCGAACGCGTCCTGGAGCTGGGGCAATCTCGGCTATCTCGCCTCCGGCGCGGCCGGCGCTTTCGCCGGCTCGAACCCGTCCGACACGCTGGTCGATCTCATCTATGCGCTCAAGGCAGGCTTCCGGCAGAACGCGCATTTCGTCATGAACCGCAAGACGCAGGCGAGCGTCCGCAAATTCAAGGACTCGACCGGGCAGTATCTGTGGCAGCCGCCGGCGGTGGCGGATGGGCGCGCCTCGCTGATGTCCTTCCCGCTGGTGGAAGCCGAGGACATGCCGGACATCGCCGCCAATTCGCTGTCGATCGCCTTCGGCGATTTCGGCCGCGGCTATCTGATCGTCGATCGCGCCGGGGTGAGCGTGCTGCGCGATCCCTATTCGGCCAAGCCCTATGTGCTGTTCTACACGACCAAGCGGGTCGGCGGCGGCGTGCAGGACTTCGACGCCATCAAGCTGATGAAGTTCGCGGCGAGCTGA